A window of Solanum stenotomum isolate F172 chromosome 9, ASM1918654v1, whole genome shotgun sequence genomic DNA:
CAATCTTTTTTTATCCCTACAAAGACCCAATACGAAAACATCCGTCAATTTCATACGCCCATTCTTAGCACTTGTCTTTTCGTTGCCGTCCCAATATTCTATTtactaaacaaattaaaatatggttttttccctctttttcttTAGCTTCAAGAACACCCCCATTTCACCTGCCAATTTTACTGGGAGTGGAAAATGAAGAGGTATAGGAATGGAGAAATATGGGATTTTGAGGAAGAAATGCAGCTTCTTGGAGATGGATTTTGTGATCAGAGAGAAGTCATATTGGGATTGGATGGTGATACCACTTGTACTGTTTGTGTTTGTATGCCTCTTATCCCTTTTGCTGATGAACTACCTGACCCTCCTCCTATTCTCTCACGAGCAGTTGCTGGATGCTCCAATCACAATAGCGTCGGAGGTATTTTCTCTTGCgtcaaaaacacacctcaaGTATCACGTTTTTGCGAGTTTTCTATTTGAACTATTATGTGTTTGCGTTAACTACCTGAACTATCAACAACTAGCCAAAATTTATGGGCAAATTAAGTTGGTGCCTTTTGGCAATTGTATTCAAACAGTTCGAGAtgtattttgataaatagttggtcATAGTGTTGGTGGGAGGGGAAAACAGTTAACTTCAGTTgaagataatatatatttttttttttgatgacaagggaaacccgcagccgctacctttgggtgcgcacagggtaaaacccccattcctatgcaatagctcgcaaaccacataggagaggtaacccgcactaggcaagcctggtgcgacgagctcgacccagaaggcaaaccccttgctttcactggcaaggggtttcgaacttgagacctccaacatggaagtcccaagctcaaaccactgggccaccccgaagggtgaAGATAATATTTTTGAGTTCTCTAAGTGGACTATTGCGAGGATATGTGACAGGAAACTGTTATCCAGTTCTAATtttgtttactttatttaagGATCAGTACTCTACTGCCCATAGTTCTTAATAAAGACCCTTTTACAGAAAGCGCCGCGAGGGATGCTTTAGAGCTAGTCATGGCTGGTGCTCTTTCCAAAGCAGGCTCAACACGTTTCTGTGTGCAAGCTGTTTGTTTGGCTGTCTCTGGTGTCAACCATCCAACAGATATAGAACGAATAATGAACTGGCTTAggtatgttttaaaaaattgacaCTTTCTTATTGTCTTTCCATATCAATTTATTCATGTGCTTTACTTTTACTGTGTGTGTTCAGCACTAGTGGCTAGTTTCTATATGCTGTGTTCCTAGTGTGCCCTCTGCTGCTATGAGGTGAAATGAAGTGCCATTAGAGATGCTCTATTGGAATACCCAATTGTACCAAGGCTGTTTGAAATGGttggaaaatttgaaaattattatatgACCTTTAATGAAAATTCTCTTTCTAGCCATTGAAGATGCATTGTATCGCCCTTTATCCTTCTTACTTGGTAACTGGAGACTTGACTCCATGTGTCACCATTTGGCACATCATCTTGTGAGTTGTCACTGGAGAgtttctttcattttccttcCCGTCTTCTGAACTTGTCATTGCTCGTTATTTGGATTCATCAGCTGTTTATCTGCtatatttcatgatttttctcttctttgacTTCATATTTACTTTGGTATATTTCCTTCCCCTAaatttctttcccttgatttctTGCAGAGATATATTCCCCAGCCATGTCCAATTCTTTGTTCAGAATGATGCTGTTGCTGCTCTTGCAAGTGGAACAATGGGAAAGCTTCATGGTTGTGTCCTTATTGCTGGTACAGGAACAATTGCTTATGGTTTCACTGAAGATGGGAGAGATGCTAGAGCTGCTGGTGCTGGGCCTGTATTAGGAGATTGGGGAAGGTATGCATTGCACGGCTTCACTGCATTAGTCATCTTATTTTCAGGATCTAAAGTGATATTTCATCCTTTTGGCTTCTTCTCCCGCATTTCACAAGTTCATTGTCTACTGCGAACGTTTGAGAGGCAATAAAAGTTGTTGCTAATGATGCTTCATTTAAGATATTTGGCTGACAACATGGGCACTTACATCTGAAGATTTCCCCCTAGTTTTCTGCTGTTTCATACTTAAGCTTAAAGAATTCCTAGTGGAAGTTATCTGTTTGGCTACATCTTCCAAACCTCATACCAGATTCCATTACCTTGTCATTTTTAAGTTTCCATTTTTTATGCTGTTTCAAACTACCTGGCTCTGTAGTGCACATTTTGTTTTGATCcagtttgagataattttattttctaaatttgtcCTATTGATTTACCTAGGCAGCAAtgacttttttaattttttgattgttgtactttttctttgtttggttAACTTTGAAGGATCTATTTCTTGTTCACATGCAGTGGATATGGTATAGCTGCACAGGCATTGACTGCTGCAGTTAGAGCCTATGATGGTCGTGGTCCATACACTGCACTTACGCCAAGTATTCTAAGGAAGCTGGATCTTTCTTCTCCTGATGAGCTTATTGGGTACTTCATGGAAACTTGAATCACTAATCTCATCAACTTCTTTTATGAGTCAGttattcttttaaataatttactgCCTCGAAGACATGAACAAACAGTAGCTCATACTGTCAAAATTTGTTATCGCAAAGATGCATGCACATTTGTGGACTTTACTCATGTTGTCAaagagtttttctttttaaatgcaTAGGGAACACATTTGATCTTGACACCTTGGATGTCAAAGGAACAATATTTAAAACATTCACCAGTTATCATAGTATATATGCATAACgatattatatatttaacttTGCAAGCTTTTGTTTATGTTGATTATGAGTTATCCACGTCTAAAatataatccattttttgattaataaaaatacCATTTCTCACCTTTAAAATTATCTAGCAGGGAAAGGAGTTCATGTGTCCCTTGGGTGTTTGCCgaattattttttcatgatcCAAGCACTTGTGATACATATAGTAGAGGTTGCAAATTGATTCTAAATAGGACTCTGCATGCTCTGAGATAATATTCTTCATCAACAAAGTTTTCACTACCATGGAGGCAATGTTGTAGTAACCTGTTTGAGACTTTtgagtaaaatataaaaatattatcatgcTTTTTACTTATTCGTCCATTATAGGGAAACTATGGCAGTCTCTTATCTCTTCTAGGTTGATTTTTTTATGCATCCATATATATCATGTCTTCATTAGCCTGAAGAAAATTTTCTTTCATATCTTGCATTATCCTACATCATGGATGTCTTTGCTGATTTTTACATAGTCCTGAAGGGATATATCATTTCTTGCAACATGCTTGTAACATATATACAGTAACTTATGCTCTTGACAGGCAGTTGCTCTAATCTTCTATTTGAGAATAATAGTAATACCTTGAACTACTAAGTTAGATCTTCTTGATTTGTTTTTCCTGTTTAGATACTTCTATTGTTTTTCATAGCTCCTTCATGGGGCTTATTGGATTTTTATGCACAAGAGCTCTTTGGGTCAaaacattttttcattaattttcaGGTGGACCTATTCAGATCCATCTTGGGCTCGGATTGCGGCTCTTGTTCCAGTGGTAGTGACTTGTGCAGAGGGAGGTGATGAAGTAGCAAATAAGATATTGAGAGATGCGGTTCAAGAATTAGCTTCCAGTGTTAAAGCTGTTGTTAGAAGACTACAGTTGTGTGGTGAAGGTATGCTGTCAATCGATTAAGTGATTTGCCTTTTAGGGCTGCAGTTACATGAAAATGTTTTGATATCTTCCATATCTAGATCTCTGTATGTATCTGTATTAGTTTCTCCATATTTATTACGTCCAAGAACTGAACTTAGCcttaaaaattttgataaatcagTTTATGTGTTTTCTTCTTCTGAAAATATGACTTTGCAGTGAATTGTGCTgaagtatattatatataacaGAACTCTAatcatgatttaattttttggtaCTCTATGTTTGACTGGTATCGTGCCTAGAAGAGAAAGTCATAGTTGAGAAGTGTGGTGCTGGAAAAAGGAATAGTAGTGATCTGAAGCAATTgcaattttatagttttttcttgagattgcatttattaaatatttacagGTTCAATCATTTTAGACTTTTCCAAATAATGGACTTCCTCAATTACGGTTGATTTTGAATCATGTAGAGAATGGTATCATCTGATTGAGAATTGATGTCAAGCTAGTGGAATGTGTTTGTTGCATCAGATTAAAGTTTATGTAGGATAATGTTTTAACTTTTGAGGTATCAAATATTAGGAGACAATGATATGTTTAGCTGTATCTTTAATGCCAAATGTTAACTATAACTTAAGCTTTCAAAAGAATCCCTCCAAGtcctaagaatttttttaacaGAATATGTTGGTAGACAATACAGGAtaaatacaacaataacatattatTCAGTGTGATCCTATAAAGTGGGTCTAAGGAGGGTGGGGTGTATGCTAGACCTTACCCTTACCTTGGGAGAAAAATCTTCTTTACCTTAAGTGtcatatattttttggttttgaaattGCTGGGTGATTTATTAGGTCTAAATAAGATTTATGATTTATCAAGATGTAGCATGCTTGACAAGTCATTATTACAATCCAGTGTGCTAAAGAAATTGTGTGCCTTAGTTGACTTCATTATTAGAAGTTCTTTATTTTCCCCAAAAATGTTCCTTTTCATTGCATCATCAAACTCGTCTTACTCATCACTTGCACAAAATTGTCTCCAGGCATGACTAACAAGTTGATTTCTGAATTAAATTCTCTGTAGACGGAAATGATACATTTCCTCTTGTTATGGTTGGAGGTGTTCTTGAAGCCAACAAGAAATGGGATATAGGAAGAGAAGTCATTAACTGTATATGCAAGGACTTCCCAGGGGTTCATCCCATTTGTCCAAAGGTAAGcatattttcttcaattatgCTCAATATAATTTCtcatattgaaaaataaaaaggttaTACTTTACCAAAACGCGATATTCTGTAATGTGTGAAATGTTAACTGGTTCTGCTAACATTGCACATCACTAGGCTCATTGCACATCTCATTTCCTCAACTCTTCGGTATTAGGTGGAACCTGCCATTGGAGCTGCTTTGCTTGCTTGGAACTTGTTGGCTAGGTATAGTCGACAAGGGACTTTGAGAAGTGAAACCTATTCTTCTTAAGATACTTGATCAATTGTACAGCGCGTAAGGATGAATGGAAGGTTATTTCAGCATGTATTCCAGAAAGGAAAATATGTGttttgtttttccatttttgttATATAGATTCTTCTTCCTCTTGATGAATTTTTGTTCATCTTCTATATACTGAGTTGCAATAAGTTAGTAAAGGTACAGTTTGTTTATCATTTGTTGTATTCTACAAAAGTTATGTTACCTCCTCCCTGTTTCTCTTTTCTCACTCTCCACATGATTGAGAAGTAGTTGTGTTagtcttctttttatttttttggagtaATGAAGTATCAGTGTCTCTCTACACTATAAGCACAAGTTTGGCAAAATACGTCGACAACCCTTTAAATCTGTCAGTTATTTCATTTAGATATTCAACTACAACATGTTCCAACAACCCTTTAAATCTGTTAGTTATTTCATTTAGACTTTCAAAACTACATAATAAAGTGTTTTTACTATGTCTTCGActcaaattttggaaaaaaattatgcaCGTGTTCTCAAGCACTCATTAAGTAGATGAGTTAACTACATAAATTATGGTTTgtagagtaaagagtaaaaatcTAACAATAAGAtattagattattttattttatatatgattaaataatttaattcaaaattatttatgttacaCTAAGTGTGGGAGAACAATTGcgaaaattattaatttaccaAAATGAAAAGGATGTATCCTAGTACTAGGAAAAAATACCAAAATGATAAGATATCCTTTTTGAAAGCTCTTCTCCTATAATCCTTTAAGGAAGTCATGGTTAAATTGGAAACTTTATCCCAATCTATTTAgtgtaaataaaatcaaagaCATTAAATAATCTAGAGACAATTTAATtcatattataataaaactacCAAACATTTTATTTCCACATGGGAATTCAGTAATGTTTTGGGGTTAGAAAGAAGTATTGATTGAAATTTTTCTAAGATTACCAACAAAATCCATCATTCAGTGCACAAGCGTCTGCAAATCATGGTATTCTCTCATTACTAGCCCTAATTTTATCTCCCTACAccttaacaacaacaacaaaggtGATGATTACTTGCTAGTACGCCATTGCTCCGAAGAACCTGtaaaagaaatgtatgcttTATTCTATgacaatgaaaattttgatcAGTATGTTCAATTTGATGCGTTTGAAAGTCAGTTTAATATTATAGGTAGTTGTAATGGACTTTTATGCCTTTCTGACGATCTGTCTCGGTTTATTATCTTTGGAATCCATCTATAAGAAAGTCAGTAAAACTTCCCAAATCAATTTTTACGTTTGAGACACATGGTCCCTTTCAACATACTCTTGGGTTTGGATATGATTCTGTTCGTAATGATTATAAGGTGGTAAGAATAGTACATACTGATGATTATATGGGTGGTTTACTAGTACCACCACATGTTTAAGGTTTATAAGTTGAGCACTGGTGTTTGGCAAGATATTACTCAATGAGCAGATACCGGGAGTCTATGTGAATGGGGCTTGCCATTGGGTGGCTGCTAAATTGAAACAAGGATATCATGATTGTTCTGTTTGATATGCAGGACGAGACGTTCAGGGAGATGATGGTACCGGGTAGTTTAGCTGTGGGTTTTTCGTTTAGTGCGAATTGGTTCAACCTTTTTGTGTCAGAGGAGTCACTTTGTTTGGCTAATCGTTTGTTTGATGATGATGGAACAATTGATATTTGGAGGATGAAAGAGTATGGTCATCCAGAATCATGGGTAAAACAATTCAGTATCAATAGCCACATTACGTTCAATGTTGGTATTGTTGATGAAATTTTCTTGTTGTTAAATGGTGGTCGTCAGCGTCAGGTTACTCATTTCTTGGTGAAGCCAATAGCTTCAAGGAAAAATGGTCAAATTTTGTGGAGAGGGGACAATGGATTGTTGGTTTCATATGATACTGCAGTTGAAAAAATTGAGAATCTTGGCATTTGCAATGCTAACTTCTTGCCGTATCGTGATGCACTTTATGTTAATCCTTACAAAGTGAGCCTTATTTTACTTGATAAATGGACAGACTATTTATCTGGAAACACCACTAGCTGTGAAGAGTCCATCTAATTTATGCAAGAGGAAGCCTAAAGTTTAGAGGAAAGTTCTTAAATGAATAGTGCGATTTTTATCTCCCTTGCGCATTAGTGGATTTTTGAACATGTCAATTTCTTGCAACATGACATTGTTTTGCAGGTTTTAGGCTGACATGGGAACGTCAAAGTTTCTCAAAGGATTCAGGAGTGCATGAAATTCTTTAAGCTCTTGGGTATCAGAACTCTTTCATTAAATAGAGGCTGTAAATCTAATGTCTTGACTACTACTAGGTAGATAGATATGTTTGGGATTATTACACTTTCAAACCTTGTATTGTTCTTGCAACTATCTGATGATTACTAACTAAgcgatccaaaaaaaaaacctctctTCTGATTACTATTAAATTTTCTCGTCAAATCTCTATGTTGTTGGATGCTTAGTagtttatgaatataattttgtttCCTTGATCATATCCCTTGTCagcatttctttcttttaagttTGCTGTTCATAACAGTTGGACTGAGTAATGATTTGCTAGTTCCTTCATATTCCTACTAGAGTTCACTATTTCCCTGAGCGGAAATCTTCGAATGTAGTTGACATGAACATCCATGTGAATCATGGTATGCTAGAAAGTGTTTACAGCCACCTTTTGCTGAAGTGTTTTTACATCAGAATAGATAATCTGCTGGGCTATCTTTAGCATACGATATTTGTTATAGATTTTGATGTCTGTATCCTGGTTATTTTTATGCCCAAGTTCATCATCTTCCTTGGCAGAGTGACTCTGTTCCGGCTTATGAAGGGAAAAGTAATGGTTCCTTGTGTTGTAGTATTTTCCATAAAAATGAGTGTGTATAAAGATTATACAGGTCCTGTCTAACCCAATTGTGAAGCCTGATATTTAGTTTAAATTGTTTCAAGAATTAAGGATCCACCTTTAACCTTCCATAACtagtaaaatgagaaaaagggaTCAAGGATCTCCATATCTAAATCCTTTTTACAGACAAGTCTTCAGACCCACCATTAATAATAAGATATAGAATTTGGGAGATAATTGAAGTACACAGGGGGGGATTAGTTTCACGGATGGTCACtcgaattttattttatcaaagccactaaactatttttttattacaaaagaaaaaataaactcaactttggcgAAGCATGATGAAAAATCattgaactattttttgtttgtaaCTATATCATATAAGATATCTCGTTTGGTTTACTCCAAATGACTTacgggtcgtttggtagagtgtataagaataatgctaatagtaggggtgtacaaaatcgaaccgaaaaccgaatcaAATCGCAAACTGAGAAAAAAAAACCGACTagtgtttggtttgacttggtttggtattgaaaaaaaaacccgactatatttgagttggtttggttttaactaaaaaaaatcaacccgataccaaaccaacccgacattatatatataattttaaaattttattttatacataaaaaatatttactttgatataatttttaaatatttcttatacttttacataatttttatcttttaatatattatttcaagtttgaaacttagaattccgaatggttcaataaagattatagtccacatatgttggtaattataaaaaagcttaaatcaaaatcaaattaatactaatgtaaaaagaaaatcaattcaaccccaagaatgacagtaatattgaatatttgttctttgattttacattggtttagacaattcaaatacataatctaattttaatttcctttaatatttagtcatgtaactaatacttattaaacttattttagcatgatttagtacttttaaattatgatcattttcattatgacctgttaatttgcaatattttgttttacgcgatttcattattattatttttttgttggctattttagtgtcattactcatatcatattttgtgttatctTCTTAAggaacaccttagatagttgtattttgataggactaaaaaaatatttgaagtaaaagtaaattatatgtttgtatgaatactttataggaaaaacccaaaaaaatNattaaacttattttagcatgatttagtacttttaaattatgatcattttcattatgacctgttaatttgcaatatttgttttacgcgatttcattattattatttttttgttggctattttagtgtcattacttatatcatattttgtgttatcttcttaagaaacaccttagatagttgtattttgataggactaaagaaatatttgaagtaaaagtaaattatatgtttgtatgaatactttatcggaaaaacccaaaaaaatcgaaaaaccaaaaaaaatccaaaaaaacccgaggttgaaaaacccgagttcaattggtttggtttggtttatagatttaaaaatccgacacaaatggtttggtttgatatttgaaaaacctgaaccaacccggtcatgtacacccctagctaatagagtgtattagtaatgcttgcattagcaATGCATTTATTAGTTATGCTTTCCTTAATCATACATAGATTATCTTTATGGATCGTTTGATTTGATGCATAAAAAAATAGTATGCgttgcataaaaaaattaatttacaaagatacccttcactattatggtggaaaagatgtaaaagagGTTTTGAAGGGCAATTGGGTCTTTAAttatgctaatgcatgcattaaaaccactGCATTGCTAATACCCAGAAATacatggtattagcaatacacaccttaatacactatagagtgtataactaaggcacgcattagttatacatagattGGAAAAGAGTACCATACaagtgtaatgaccctaaaggtcatttttggaaattttcataaaatgaccgttttaccccacccgatagttgccccgagtcctaattgttgtattttcgaagttgatttggaggaaaattgatgaaaagttgagtttttggaaagttgagtttttaagagttaaagtttggttaaaagtgctatttcgagtcatttggagtttcgagactcgaatcggatttccgtcgattccagctgttttagaatgtcgaaacgggtctatgagaaatTACgaagtcgaatttggagttaaaacgaagatttgaggtcctaagttgctaaaattgtgaaattttgatcaagagttgactttggtcaacaaacgaggttccggtgctcgaaatggaattccgagggcaccgttggattcagggggtgattctaagtctagaatgagtcttggttgaatttttagtggccccgagtgcgtttcgagtttttgaacataaagttagtttcttgacgccttatcggatatcgggtcaaggagacctcgaattcaaatttcgacgatttcattgagtccgaaatgtcattttcaagctagtagcatatttggtttgtgttcgggaagtgcaaAATGAGTTTTGgatgagcttttaagcttcttggatgtgttgacactatttcagcaaattgtggcaactaaacggttcattattagttttaaaggtcgaaaaaatTTTCTGAAGgttttgaaattttgagcatgaattataggacttatctgcaaattttggtgcattttcgctaacccgagattggatttttatcgcaaataagaaataattgtttaccgagtagaaatgatatttgactgggcaaaagagcatgaaattgagcttcgattgaacgagcaggcccgtatcattatttaagacatttacaaaaaagaatcgggtcatttccctatcgtatgaggaaattacggcctttttagtgaaagattaactgctgtttttctggtgcataacagtcatgtactgttataaaaatctcagactgtgttcatttggtattttgagcatatcgggagttctagagatcagaatggagtgattcttaagggtttcttcttgaattaatatgagggttagtattcaatcttcaattccacatttttctcataatttctttatctggttttttttccctatccgtaaacatcttgggaaaaattggggttttatcgatttggactccctttttgatgaaaaaggtatatttacgatccttatgttatgggtaaactgattttaacataaaattattgattc
This region includes:
- the LOC125877964 gene encoding uncharacterized protein LOC125877964; amino-acid sequence: MKRYRNGEIWDFEEEMQLLGDGFCDQREVILGLDGDTTCTVCVCMPLIPFADELPDPPPILSRAVAGCSNHNSVGESAARDALELVMAGALSKAGSTRFCVQAVCLAVSGVNHPTDIERIMNWLRDIFPSHVQFFVQNDAVAALASGTMGKLHGCVLIAGTGTIAYGFTEDGRDARAAGAGPVLGDWGSGYGIAAQALTAAVRAYDGRGPYTALTPSILRKLDLSSPDELIGWTYSDPSWARIAALVPVVVTCAEGGDEVANKILRDAVQELASSVKAVVRRLQLCGEDGNDTFPLVMVGGVLEANKKWDIGREVINCICKDFPGVHPICPKVEPAIGAALLAWNLLARYSRQGTLRSETYSS